In Pseudobacter ginsenosidimutans, the following are encoded in one genomic region:
- a CDS encoding sialate O-acetylesterase: MKSIRSIIAFSALLLAVAYAEAQPRLPNFFGDSMVLQRDQPLRIWGISGQTGTVTVTLNGQTKTAAINPKGGFHVELAPEKAGGPYDLIVSDKKGKTVLHGVLLGDVWFCSGQSNMEMPLKGWGTVNDADEEIRNASYPQIRLLTVTKRVSTWPLRELEGDSWQRCSPNNIAPFSAVAYFFGRRLQQDLNVPIGLINSTWGGTQIEAWISHAALSNDPYYKEVMKAVQKPVSFEDLLKARNKKEKAMQQELLKDLPSAGDSALYRNADYDHRKWSTMPIPGAWESQSHLSGLDGIVWFRKEIDVKPEDAGKPASFHLGKIDDNEQSFLNGAALGATQGWNIDRVYNGVLKAGKNVIAIRVEDTGGGGGIWGDSSELYVSVGDNRYSLVGTWNYRIQEVRTSRNAIGPNDYPSLLFNGMVSQFRGMNIKGAIWYQGEANAGRGYEYRHAMPLLISNWREHFKNPAMPFYFVQLTSYNDNNGNSTAGSAWAEIRESQTLTAKTVPHSGMAVITDIGDANDIHPRNKKDVGERLAAIALHDTYNKAVVASGPEFKSFSIAGNKVTISFAAAGQGLIARDGKSLGGFELAGADKKFYPAEATISGDQVVLQSGSVPAPVAARYAWADVTDNANLSNKDGWPAGPFRTDNWPGITVKNKYDPKLK; encoded by the coding sequence ATGAAAAGTATCCGATCAATAATCGCTTTTTCCGCCCTGTTGCTGGCTGTTGCTTACGCAGAAGCACAACCGAGATTGCCGAATTTCTTTGGCGACAGCATGGTGTTACAAAGAGATCAGCCCCTTCGTATCTGGGGGATCAGCGGTCAGACAGGAACGGTAACCGTTACCCTGAATGGACAAACGAAAACGGCAGCCATCAATCCCAAGGGCGGCTTCCATGTGGAGCTGGCTCCTGAAAAAGCAGGCGGACCTTATGATCTTATCGTTTCCGATAAAAAGGGAAAGACTGTTTTACATGGCGTTCTCCTGGGAGATGTCTGGTTCTGTTCCGGACAATCCAATATGGAAATGCCTTTGAAAGGATGGGGAACTGTGAATGATGCAGATGAAGAGATCAGGAATGCATCATATCCTCAGATCAGGTTGCTCACCGTTACCAAACGCGTATCCACCTGGCCACTGAGAGAGCTGGAAGGGGACAGCTGGCAGCGCTGCTCTCCCAACAATATTGCACCTTTCTCTGCCGTAGCTTATTTTTTCGGACGTCGTCTTCAACAGGATCTGAATGTGCCAATAGGACTTATCAATTCCACCTGGGGCGGAACGCAGATAGAAGCCTGGATCAGCCATGCAGCGCTTTCAAATGATCCTTACTACAAAGAAGTGATGAAGGCGGTGCAGAAGCCGGTAAGTTTTGAGGACCTGCTGAAAGCACGGAACAAAAAAGAGAAAGCCATGCAGCAGGAACTGCTGAAAGATTTGCCCTCAGCGGGTGACAGCGCCCTGTACAGGAATGCTGATTATGATCATCGCAAATGGTCTACCATGCCGATTCCGGGAGCCTGGGAATCACAATCGCATTTGTCTGGGCTCGATGGTATCGTTTGGTTCAGAAAAGAGATCGATGTCAAACCGGAAGATGCAGGCAAACCTGCCAGTTTCCATCTTGGAAAAATTGACGATAATGAACAGAGCTTCCTGAATGGAGCAGCACTCGGCGCTACACAGGGCTGGAATATAGACAGGGTTTACAACGGCGTACTCAAGGCCGGTAAGAATGTGATCGCTATTCGCGTGGAAGATACCGGCGGTGGCGGCGGAATATGGGGAGATAGCAGCGAACTCTATGTATCGGTTGGTGATAACCGTTATTCACTGGTTGGAACCTGGAATTATCGAATCCAGGAAGTGCGTACAAGTAGAAATGCTATCGGTCCCAACGATTATCCTTCATTGCTTTTCAATGGTATGGTAAGCCAGTTCAGGGGCATGAATATCAAGGGGGCTATCTGGTACCAGGGCGAAGCCAATGCCGGGCGTGGATACGAATATCGGCACGCAATGCCTTTGCTGATCAGCAATTGGCGTGAGCATTTCAAAAACCCTGCGATGCCATTCTATTTTGTACAGCTCACCAGCTATAACGATAATAATGGAAACAGCACTGCGGGAAGCGCCTGGGCTGAGATCCGGGAATCGCAAACACTTACTGCCAAAACAGTTCCCCATAGCGGCATGGCGGTGATCACGGATATTGGAGATGCCAATGATATCCATCCCCGTAATAAGAAGGATGTAGGAGAAAGGCTGGCTGCGATCGCCTTACATGATACCTATAATAAAGCAGTGGTTGCATCCGGACCTGAATTCAAGTCGTTCAGCATTGCAGGGAACAAAGTGACCATCAGTTTTGCTGCTGCCGGCCAGGGCCTTATAGCCCGCGATGGAAAATCATTGGGCGGATTTGAACTGGCAGGCGCAGATAAGAAATTCTATCCTGCAGAAGCTACCATTTCTGGTGATCAGGTGGTGCTTCAATCCGGTAGTGTACCAGCGCCTGTGGCTGCACGCTATGCCTGGGCGGATGTAACCGATAATGCTAATCTCAGTAACAAAGACGGATGGCCTGCCGGGCCCTTCAGAACTGATAACTGGCCGGGTATCACCGTCAAAAACAAATACGATCCGAAGTTGAAATAA
- a CDS encoding LytR/AlgR family response regulator transcription factor — translation MKPLQCIAVDDEPLALNLVCKFIEQTPFLSLSGKYKNAITALQDLKTLEQVDLVFMDIHMPDLDGIELAKMIKAIQGEHAPKLVFTTAYNQYAIEGYKLEALDYLLKPFNYDDFLRVALKAKSHSEKAANTVPAPTADHDAIFFKVEYRWIKVMFAEILYIEGVKDYVKVHLINGKPIITLNSLKNLEAKLPSTQFMRLNRSTIVSIPRITAVTKTSVQINELVIPVGENYRESFGAFIRDWID, via the coding sequence ATGAAACCACTGCAATGCATAGCCGTAGATGATGAGCCATTGGCATTGAATCTTGTTTGCAAATTCATTGAGCAAACGCCTTTCCTTTCGCTCTCGGGCAAATACAAGAATGCCATTACTGCATTGCAGGATCTGAAAACGCTGGAGCAGGTAGACCTGGTATTCATGGACATCCATATGCCTGATCTCGATGGCATCGAACTGGCCAAAATGATCAAGGCCATCCAGGGAGAGCATGCCCCCAAACTGGTGTTCACCACCGCGTACAACCAGTATGCCATCGAAGGGTATAAACTCGAAGCGCTCGATTATCTCCTCAAACCCTTCAACTACGATGATTTCCTGCGCGTGGCGCTGAAAGCAAAAAGTCATTCGGAAAAGGCAGCCAATACAGTTCCGGCGCCTACTGCGGACCACGATGCCATTTTCTTCAAAGTGGAATACCGGTGGATCAAAGTGATGTTCGCAGAGATCCTCTATATCGAAGGCGTAAAGGATTATGTAAAAGTGCACCTCATCAATGGCAAGCCCATCATTACACTGAACTCGCTCAAGAACCTGGAAGCAAAACTCCCCTCCACTCAGTTCATGCGACTGAACAGATCAACCATCGTGTCCATTCCGCGGATCACTGCCGTAACAAAAACATCTGTCCAGATCAATGAATTGGTGATCCCTGTTGGAGAGAATTACAGGGAAAGCTTTGGCGCTTTTATCAGGGACTGGATCGATTGA
- a CDS encoding DUF4959 domain-containing protein: protein MTTRYKKYLALLVPATIAFVMFACSKVDEYKDIVSGDKTKPGTVSNIKVENGPGRAIITYDLPNSENILYVQATYKINDKVSRQTKSSYYSDTIHVSGFAKKQEYTVTLQTVSRANVVSDPVEVKVNPDTPPYLMAFPTISTQPDFGGININIENPAKADIGVVTIMKDRITNQFEIVNQRFTKLEDIAYSLRGYDTVNLEFGIYITDDWDNVSDTLFTTVKPIFERQMDKSKFGRYVLPTDAKTGFGWEIENMWNGNTGSPGYHTEQPIQPLVWPAVVTFDMGQAAKLSRYTIWNRGIDGSGNWLWQAGAPVTWTLWGRETNPVDETLPNGPGAPGVGQTSPNGWINLGTFKLPAKPSGLPNPAYSNSDLEFWNAGFSYNFNLELPKIRYIRFQCQEIASGTNNFFNIAELTFWGDPR, encoded by the coding sequence ATGACAACCCGATATAAAAAATACTTAGCGCTGTTGGTGCCGGCAACCATTGCTTTTGTGATGTTCGCCTGTTCCAAAGTAGATGAATACAAAGACATCGTTTCCGGTGATAAAACAAAACCCGGGACTGTGTCCAATATCAAAGTGGAAAATGGTCCGGGCAGGGCCATCATCACCTATGACCTGCCCAACTCCGAGAACATCCTCTATGTGCAGGCCACCTACAAGATCAACGATAAGGTCAGCCGTCAGACCAAATCCTCTTATTATTCCGATACCATCCACGTGAGCGGCTTCGCCAAAAAGCAGGAGTACACTGTTACACTGCAAACGGTGAGCAGGGCCAATGTGGTGTCTGATCCGGTAGAAGTGAAAGTGAATCCGGACACGCCGCCTTACCTGATGGCTTTCCCTACAATCAGTACCCAGCCTGATTTTGGCGGTATCAATATCAATATAGAGAATCCTGCAAAAGCTGATATCGGAGTGGTGACCATCATGAAGGATCGCATCACCAATCAATTCGAGATCGTGAACCAGCGATTTACGAAGCTGGAGGATATTGCGTATAGTCTTCGGGGTTATGATACGGTGAACCTGGAATTCGGTATTTACATAACTGATGACTGGGACAATGTTTCCGATACCCTGTTCACTACCGTGAAGCCGATATTCGAAAGACAAATGGACAAATCGAAATTCGGTCGCTATGTGCTGCCCACTGATGCCAAAACAGGTTTCGGCTGGGAGATCGAAAATATGTGGAATGGCAATACCGGTTCTCCCGGTTACCACACAGAGCAGCCCATCCAGCCACTGGTATGGCCTGCTGTAGTCACTTTCGATATGGGACAAGCAGCTAAGCTTAGCCGTTATACCATCTGGAACCGTGGCATCGATGGCAGCGGAAACTGGCTCTGGCAGGCAGGTGCGCCCGTTACCTGGACGCTCTGGGGCAGGGAGACGAATCCAGTTGATGAAACTTTGCCCAATGGTCCCGGCGCTCCCGGCGTTGGCCAGACTTCTCCCAATGGCTGGATCAATCTCGGTACTTTCAAACTGCCGGCAAAGCCATCAGGCCTGCCCAACCCCGCATACAGCAATTCCGATCTCGAATTCTGGAATGCAGGCTTCAGTTACAATTTCAACCTGGAACTGCCCAAAATAAGGTATATCCGGTTCCAGTGCCAGGAGATCGCATCCGGTACCAATAACTTTTTCAATATTGCCGAACTGACATTCTGGGGTGATCCCAGGTAA
- a CDS encoding alpha-galactosidase, whose amino-acid sequence MNRRRKGMIAVRQLVYCSIALMAGWMSGSLKAQTIIPVVTSNNALVLEAGKNKDLSVIYFGKKLANEKEYQLVSSVYKQTGDYTDVLNAAYTSSGSRNLVEPAISVVHADGNRSLDLRYVKHEQKQLADGITQYSILLKDPVYDFEVTLHYKVYPHQDVIEQWSVIKHREKGNVVLEKFASANLHLKAKGFWLNQYHGDWAKEMQPEESKITHGIKTIDSKLGTRTNIFQPSVFMVSLNKPATEDEGTVLYGSLAYSGNFRTDLELDYQDNLRIISGINNYASAYNLKPGEEFVTPSFIHLLSSKGKGFASRQLHDWARNYRLLDGKGDRLTLLNNWEATYFDFNESKLKELLRDTKKLGVDLFLLDDGWFANKYPRNDDKAGLGDWAENKSKLPNGVASLVKEATANGVKFGIWVEPEMVNPKSELYEKHPDWVVRQPARQEHYFRNQLVLDLSNPVVQDFVFGVVDNLFTKNPDLAYIKWDCNAVIYNAHSAYLGKQQSHFYIEYMRGLYNVLQRLRAKYPKVPMMLCSGGGGRVDYEALKYFTEYWPSDNTDPLERIFIQWEYSYFYPAIASANHVTDWGKQPIKFRTDVAMMGKLGFDIVVSHLNEKDLAFCQNAIKEYNAFRHLVYQGDQYRLSDPRKGSVASMAFLSKDQSEGVLFNYLVNNRYGEGSVYPVQLKGLDPSAMYTLKELSLYPGVKSSIDTSKQYSGEFLMTVGFNPEVSGSRTSVVLKLEKVK is encoded by the coding sequence ATGAATCGAAGAAGGAAAGGGATGATCGCTGTCAGGCAACTGGTTTACTGTAGTATCGCATTGATGGCCGGATGGATGTCCGGCAGCCTGAAAGCACAGACCATCATTCCTGTTGTGACTTCAAATAATGCACTGGTGCTGGAAGCCGGCAAGAACAAAGACCTCTCTGTAATTTATTTTGGAAAGAAACTGGCAAACGAAAAAGAATACCAACTCGTTTCTTCTGTATACAAACAAACAGGAGATTACACAGATGTATTGAATGCAGCTTATACCAGTTCTGGTTCCCGGAACCTGGTGGAACCTGCTATCTCTGTGGTGCATGCCGATGGCAACCGTTCGCTGGACCTTCGTTATGTAAAACACGAACAAAAGCAACTGGCCGATGGCATTACCCAATACAGCATCCTGCTGAAAGATCCTGTATACGATTTTGAAGTGACGCTGCATTATAAGGTGTATCCTCACCAAGATGTGATTGAACAATGGTCAGTGATCAAACACAGGGAGAAAGGGAATGTAGTGCTGGAGAAATTCGCTTCCGCCAATCTTCATCTCAAAGCGAAAGGATTCTGGCTGAACCAATATCATGGCGACTGGGCAAAGGAAATGCAACCAGAAGAATCGAAGATCACGCATGGTATCAAAACCATCGATTCCAAACTCGGTACGCGTACCAATATCTTCCAGCCTTCCGTATTCATGGTATCGCTGAACAAACCTGCAACGGAAGATGAAGGAACGGTGTTGTATGGCTCCCTGGCATACAGCGGTAATTTCAGAACGGATCTCGAACTGGATTACCAGGATAATCTCAGGATCATTTCCGGTATCAACAATTATGCATCTGCATACAATTTGAAACCCGGTGAAGAATTTGTAACACCCTCATTCATTCACCTGCTTTCCAGCAAAGGCAAAGGTTTTGCGAGCCGTCAGCTGCACGACTGGGCCAGAAATTACAGGCTGCTGGATGGAAAAGGGGACAGGCTCACACTGCTCAATAACTGGGAAGCCACCTATTTCGATTTCAATGAAAGCAAGCTGAAGGAACTGCTGCGCGATACCAAAAAACTCGGCGTGGATCTCTTCCTGTTAGATGATGGCTGGTTCGCCAATAAGTATCCGCGTAATGATGATAAAGCAGGATTGGGCGACTGGGCCGAGAACAAATCCAAACTACCCAATGGTGTGGCAAGCCTGGTGAAGGAAGCTACTGCCAATGGCGTGAAATTCGGTATCTGGGTGGAGCCTGAAATGGTGAACCCGAAAAGTGAATTGTACGAGAAACATCCTGACTGGGTGGTGCGTCAACCTGCGCGCCAGGAACACTATTTCCGCAACCAGCTGGTGCTGGACCTCAGCAATCCTGTTGTGCAGGATTTTGTTTTCGGTGTGGTGGATAACCTGTTTACGAAGAACCCTGATCTTGCCTATATCAAATGGGACTGCAATGCCGTGATCTATAATGCGCATTCCGCTTATCTCGGAAAACAACAATCCCATTTCTATATCGAATACATGCGCGGTCTGTACAATGTATTGCAGCGCCTACGTGCAAAGTATCCGAAGGTTCCGATGATGCTTTGCTCGGGTGGTGGTGGTCGTGTGGATTATGAAGCATTGAAGTACTTCACAGAATACTGGCCGAGCGACAATACTGATCCGCTGGAAAGGATCTTTATTCAATGGGAGTATTCCTATTTCTATCCTGCTATCGCCAGCGCCAATCACGTTACCGACTGGGGCAAACAACCCATCAAATTCAGAACAGATGTTGCGATGATGGGGAAGCTCGGTTTCGATATTGTAGTGAGCCATCTGAATGAAAAGGATCTTGCGTTTTGTCAGAACGCCATCAAAGAATACAATGCATTCAGGCACCTGGTGTATCAGGGGGACCAGTATCGTTTATCTGATCCGCGAAAAGGCTCTGTGGCATCTATGGCTTTTTTGAGTAAAGACCAGTCAGAAGGCGTACTGTTCAATTACCTCGTGAACAACCGGTATGGCGAGGGCAGTGTGTATCCGGTTCAGTTGAAAGGACTGGATCCGTCAGCAATGTATACACTCAAAGAGTTGAGCCTGTATCCCGGTGTTAAGTCTTCAATCGATACCAGCAAACAATATTCAGGTGAGTTCCTGATGACTGTTGGTTTCAATCCTGAGGTATCAGGCAGCAGAACAAGTGTTGTACTGAAACTTGAAAAAGTGAAATAA
- a CDS encoding DUF4998 domain-containing protein, giving the protein MPRKYSSLLWITGLVCLLACTQKMDEFRDYLNNEEIKYPGSISKVFTRPGNGRLGIGWSPSPDPSVTKYRIFWNNFRDSVEVSSTSHSPGDTVYTIINNLQEYTYSFFVYSFDAKGNKSIPVEVQNARVYGNSYQNSLMNRYINSGDPYEFLDDEGKEVKLNFLIPDSTNALTYLRYTNTNDELKEVTLLPGENSITLLDFKYGTKVAYQSEYTPSETALDSFSVNLVDTFPNIAFTIARADKSLFSVVSSLPNDVQPWDGGTSVAKLWDGSVGPQGWPNIWHSNGDKQLPHHFTFDMGRGYRRLQNIEITGRDCCHNPTEFEIWGIADITNAATNLPGNDPGWKDEAIAKGWILLKDVTLDNNGVGPYKVDFAAGVPQIRYIRIRVKKVASGENAYSNLSEVTVEYRR; this is encoded by the coding sequence ATGCCTAGAAAATATTCATCACTACTCTGGATAACAGGTCTGGTTTGCCTGCTTGCCTGTACACAAAAAATGGATGAGTTCAGGGATTACCTCAACAATGAGGAGATCAAATACCCCGGCTCCATTTCAAAAGTTTTCACCAGGCCCGGCAATGGCCGGCTCGGTATCGGCTGGTCGCCCAGTCCGGACCCTTCCGTTACCAAATACAGGATCTTCTGGAATAATTTCCGTGATTCCGTTGAAGTGAGCTCCACTTCACACAGTCCCGGAGATACCGTGTACACCATCATCAATAACCTGCAGGAGTACACTTATTCATTTTTCGTGTATTCCTTCGATGCAAAAGGAAACAAATCCATTCCCGTGGAAGTGCAGAATGCCCGGGTCTATGGCAATTCCTACCAGAACAGCCTGATGAACCGCTATATCAACAGCGGTGATCCGTACGAGTTCCTTGATGATGAAGGAAAAGAAGTTAAGCTGAATTTTCTCATACCGGATTCCACCAATGCGCTTACTTATCTGCGTTATACCAATACGAATGATGAGTTGAAAGAAGTGACCCTTCTGCCGGGAGAGAATTCAATAACGCTTCTCGATTTCAAATACGGTACCAAAGTGGCTTACCAGAGTGAATACACCCCTTCGGAAACAGCGCTGGATTCATTTTCTGTGAACCTGGTGGATACGTTTCCCAATATCGCTTTCACCATCGCCAGGGCAGATAAGAGCCTCTTCAGCGTTGTGAGTTCATTGCCCAATGATGTGCAGCCATGGGACGGGGGAACCAGTGTGGCTAAATTATGGGATGGGTCTGTAGGGCCACAGGGATGGCCGAATATCTGGCACTCTAACGGTGATAAACAGCTGCCGCACCATTTCACTTTCGATATGGGCAGGGGATATCGCCGTCTGCAGAATATCGAGATCACAGGCCGCGACTGCTGCCACAATCCAACCGAGTTTGAGATATGGGGCATTGCAGACATAACGAATGCCGCCACCAACCTGCCGGGTAATGATCCGGGCTGGAAGGATGAAGCCATCGCCAAAGGCTGGATCTTGCTGAAAGATGTTACACTCGATAATAATGGCGTTGGCCCTTACAAGGTCGATTTCGCTGCCGGTGTTCCGCAGATCCGTTATATCCGCATCCGCGTGAAAAAAGTGGCCAGCGGTGAGAATGCTTACAGCAACCTGAGTGAGGTTACCGTTGAATACAGGAGATAG
- a CDS encoding glycoside hydrolase family 95 protein: MKRTIGLVAILFSLTASAQQRPLQLWFDKPAAQWEETLPLGNGRLGMTPDGGVEKEKIVLNDITMWSGSPQDANNYEAYKQLPAIRQLLAQGKNDEAQKLIDKSFICLGPGSGGPQWGCFQMLADLNIRYSYGGNTATPVEYRRWLSLDSAIAVTSFTLNGVQYKREYFTSFGDDVDLIRITASKKGAVSFEVGISRPERGESSISGQSLLLAGQLNNGTDGKGMQYLTQVKVLNTGGKQNLKGKELVVEGADEALIFVSTATDFRNPQYKMQVEKNMRTALLKSYAVQKQTHVRNFRKLFGRVAVDLGAGTAETLTTDKRLAAYYKQPEQDKSLPVLFLQFGRYLSISSTRVGLLPPNLQGLWANQVNTPWNGDYHLDVNVQMNHWPVEMSNLSELNLPLTELVRGLVKPGERTAKAYYNADGWVAHVITNVWGWTEPGESASWGVTKSGSGWLCNNLWEHYVYTDDLAYLKSIYPILKGSALFYKSILVKDENSGWLVTSPSSSPENSFLLPNGNHASICVGAAIDNQIIRELFNNIITATEKLKIDKNLADTLRAQLKQLPPAGIISPDGRIQEWLEDYKETDPQHRHISHLYALYPANLITANGTPELAAAAKKSLEVRGDDGPSWAIAYKQLFWARLLDGNRAFKLLRELLKPTLRTDINYGAGGGVYPNLFSAGPPFQIDGNFGAAAAIMEMLMQCHAGYVELLPAIPDLWKAEGTVKGLKARGNLTVDFEWKNGQVTKYKISSPTTKKVTLKVNGQLKTISTGK, from the coding sequence ATGAAACGAACGATTGGTCTTGTTGCGATCCTGTTTTCCCTGACTGCATCCGCGCAGCAGCGTCCCCTTCAGTTATGGTTCGATAAACCTGCCGCACAGTGGGAAGAAACGCTTCCCCTGGGTAATGGCCGCCTGGGTATGACGCCCGATGGCGGAGTGGAAAAAGAGAAAATTGTACTGAACGATATCACCATGTGGTCCGGCAGTCCGCAGGATGCCAATAATTATGAAGCCTACAAGCAGCTGCCTGCCATCAGGCAATTGCTCGCGCAAGGGAAAAATGATGAAGCGCAAAAACTGATCGATAAAAGTTTTATCTGTCTCGGGCCCGGATCCGGCGGCCCTCAGTGGGGCTGCTTCCAGATGCTGGCCGATCTCAATATCAGGTACAGCTATGGTGGCAATACTGCAACGCCTGTTGAATACCGCCGCTGGTTATCGCTGGACAGCGCCATTGCCGTAACAAGTTTCACTTTGAATGGCGTTCAATACAAAAGAGAATATTTCACCAGTTTCGGAGATGATGTGGACCTTATCCGAATCACCGCCAGCAAAAAAGGAGCTGTGAGTTTTGAGGTGGGGATCAGTCGCCCGGAAAGAGGGGAGAGCTCAATAAGCGGTCAGTCATTGCTGTTAGCTGGTCAGCTCAACAATGGAACCGACGGAAAAGGTATGCAATACCTCACTCAGGTGAAAGTACTGAACACAGGCGGTAAGCAAAATTTGAAAGGAAAAGAACTGGTGGTGGAAGGCGCCGATGAAGCGCTGATCTTCGTTTCCACAGCTACGGATTTTCGGAATCCGCAATATAAAATGCAAGTGGAAAAGAATATGCGGACTGCGTTGCTGAAATCCTACGCCGTACAAAAGCAGACCCATGTTCGCAATTTCAGGAAACTGTTCGGTCGTGTAGCGGTTGACCTGGGCGCCGGCACTGCTGAAACACTTACTACAGACAAACGCCTGGCGGCTTATTACAAACAACCTGAACAGGACAAATCATTACCCGTACTCTTTTTGCAATTCGGAAGATATCTCAGCATCAGCAGCACACGCGTTGGATTGCTGCCCCCGAACCTGCAGGGCCTCTGGGCCAACCAGGTGAATACGCCCTGGAATGGTGATTATCACCTGGACGTGAACGTGCAGATGAACCACTGGCCTGTTGAAATGAGCAATCTCTCAGAACTGAACCTCCCGCTCACCGAACTGGTGCGTGGATTGGTGAAACCCGGAGAACGCACTGCCAAAGCATATTACAATGCCGATGGCTGGGTAGCTCATGTGATCACGAATGTATGGGGCTGGACCGAGCCCGGAGAAAGCGCCAGCTGGGGCGTTACCAAATCCGGATCGGGATGGCTCTGCAATAATCTCTGGGAACATTATGTTTACACAGATGATCTGGCCTACCTGAAAAGCATCTATCCTATCCTGAAAGGATCAGCGCTTTTCTATAAGAGCATTTTAGTGAAAGACGAGAACTCAGGATGGCTGGTGACTTCACCTTCTTCCAGTCCGGAGAATTCTTTCCTCCTGCCCAATGGCAATCACGCCAGCATTTGCGTGGGGGCTGCCATCGATAACCAGATCATCCGCGAGTTGTTCAACAATATCATTACAGCTACTGAAAAATTGAAGATCGATAAGAATCTTGCTGATACTTTACGCGCGCAATTGAAACAATTACCACCAGCAGGTATCATCTCACCCGATGGCCGCATACAGGAGTGGCTGGAAGATTACAAGGAAACAGATCCGCAGCATCGTCATATTTCGCATCTCTATGCATTGTATCCCGCTAATCTCATCACTGCCAATGGCACGCCCGAACTGGCGGCAGCGGCAAAGAAAAGCCTGGAAGTGAGAGGAGATGATGGTCCCAGCTGGGCCATCGCCTACAAGCAATTGTTCTGGGCAAGATTGCTGGATGGTAATCGTGCTTTCAAACTGTTGCGCGAATTACTGAAGCCAACGCTTCGTACAGATATCAACTACGGCGCCGGTGGCGGCGTGTATCCAAATCTTTTCTCCGCCGGCCCGCCCTTCCAGATCGATGGCAATTTCGGCGCAGCAGCAGCCATAATGGAAATGCTGATGCAATGTCATGCCGGCTATGTGGAATTACTGCCCGCCATTCCTGATCTCTGGAAAGCGGAGGGAACGGTGAAAGGATTGAAAGCGAGAGGAAACCTTACCGTCGATTTCGAATGGAAAAATGGACAGGTAACAAAATATAAGATCAGTTCACCCACCACCAAAAAGGTGACGCTGAAAGTGAACGGACAGCTTAAAACCATCAGTACCGGGAAATGA
- a CDS encoding glycoside hydrolase family 27 protein gives MKLHCLILSVCLVMFTQAQEANRSKLAPLPPMGWMTWNLYGERIDEKLIRSIADAMDSTGMIAAGYKYLIIDDGWQGGRDKKNNIIADPVKFPSGIKALADYVHAKGLKLGIYSDAASLTCAGYTASLHFEEQDARTFASWGIDYLKYDYCNAPEDSGTAKARYTKMAQALSASGRDIVFGICEWGGRKPWFWAANAGGSVWRTTGDVRDKWKKEQGKDGEGIMDIYKVNVSLHAYAGTGHWNDPDMLVVGLYGAKGPSSDLGGIGCSDIEYQSQMSLWSMMAAPLIATNDIMAMNEATKKILLNPEVIAINQDPAGNQGQLIKSDTSFDLILKPLQNGDMALAILNKSGILQSYSFAGGTMGLPSGFTVRDCWKQRIVGKKDKWTGSIQPHETKLFRLIKKQQ, from the coding sequence ATGAAATTGCACTGCCTGATATTATCCGTATGCCTGGTGATGTTTACACAGGCCCAGGAAGCAAATCGTAGTAAACTGGCGCCATTGCCTCCAATGGGATGGATGACCTGGAACCTGTATGGAGAACGGATCGATGAAAAGCTGATCCGCAGCATCGCCGATGCCATGGATTCTACTGGCATGATAGCAGCGGGCTATAAATACCTGATCATCGATGATGGCTGGCAGGGAGGAAGGGACAAGAAGAACAATATCATCGCTGATCCCGTAAAATTCCCTTCCGGCATTAAAGCGCTCGCCGATTATGTTCATGCAAAAGGATTGAAGCTGGGCATTTACTCCGATGCAGCTTCGCTTACCTGTGCAGGTTATACAGCAAGCCTGCATTTTGAGGAACAGGATGCCAGAACATTTGCTTCCTGGGGCATTGATTACCTGAAATACGATTACTGCAATGCGCCGGAAGATTCAGGTACGGCAAAGGCCCGCTATACAAAAATGGCGCAGGCATTGTCGGCCTCCGGACGCGATATCGTCTTCGGCATCTGCGAATGGGGTGGACGTAAGCCCTGGTTCTGGGCGGCCAATGCAGGCGGAAGCGTTTGGCGCACCACAGGTGATGTGCGGGACAAATGGAAAAAGGAACAGGGAAAAGACGGGGAAGGGATCATGGATATTTACAAGGTGAACGTATCGCTTCATGCGTACGCAGGTACCGGCCACTGGAACGATCCCGATATGCTGGTGGTAGGATTATACGGCGCCAAAGGGCCTTCTTCGGATCTTGGCGGCATTGGTTGTTCAGATATCGAATATCAAAGCCAGATGAGCCTCTGGAGTATGATGGCAGCTCCCCTTATCGCCACCAATGATATCATGGCCATGAATGAGGCCACCAAAAAAATACTGCTCAACCCTGAAGTGATTGCCATCAACCAGGATCCGGCCGGCAACCAGGGACAGCTGATCAAAAGCGATACCAGCTTCGATCTGATTCTGAAGCCCCTTCAGAACGGGGATATGGCGTTGGCGATTTTGAATAAATCCGGGATTTTACAATCTTACAGTTTCGCGGGCGGAACAATGGGCCTCCCTTCCGGCTTCACGGTGCGCGACTGCTGGAAGCAGCGCATTGTTGGAAAAAAGGACAAATGGACCGGCTCCATCCAACCGCATGAAACAAAATTATTCCGGCTGATAAAAAAACAACAATGA